The Bradyrhizobium sp. CCGB01 genome segment CAGGCGCTTTGGATGTTCGTGGTGCAGCGTGAGGCGTCCGGCTTGCGCGACAGCCGCCATATCATGCGGACCTACAACGTCCCGGGCGAGGTGCAGCGGTGCATGGGGCTGGTGCCGGCACCGTCGAAGCCAGCTTCAAAATGAGCGTCTAGCTCTGCAAAGCTAAGTCCCGACCTCTTCCATCTTGCGCCACCCATGCAGGACACGGCGCCCTTCCAGGGTGAACGCGAAGCAGTTGCCGCCGCCGCCCATCTGATCGTGAACGCGATCGATGGGATGGCCGGCAGTATGGCAAAACAACAGCGTGCCGACGGCACCGTGGCCGACGAAGAGAATGTCGCCGGGACGATTGCGCGCCAGCACCGCCTTGGTCTCGCGCACGATGCGCGCCTGCGCATCGACGGCACGCTCCCAGCCGCGGACGCTGAGATGAGGCTGTGCGAAGAACTGGTCGGCGACTTGCTCGAACTCGGCCGGCTTCAGGAAGCCCGTCGCCGAACGATCGTTCTCGTGCATAGCCTCGCGGATCTCGATCATGATGCCGAGCCTGCCCGCGATGATCTCGGCGGTCTCGATCGCCTTGCGTTCGGCACTGGAGATGATCTGCGTGGTGCGGGAGAGCCAGCTCGCATTCACCAGGGCTTCGGTGCGCGCGCGGCCGACCGGGCTGAGCCCCCATTGCGGCACCGGCACATCAGGATCGATTTGCACCTGCGGATGCGTGAGATAGCGGACGATGGACATTCGAGTTGACGCGATCGTAGCCCGGATGAGCGAAGCGATATGCGGGAACACGGTCCCGGATATCGCTTCGCTCATCCGGGCTACAAGAAAAGCTTCCTCTGCCTATTCGTCGGCGTACTCGTCTTCTTCGTGCTTGCGCGTCGTTATCTTGCGACCGAGCGAACCGGTCACGGACGGCTCACGCGCGCTCGCATAGGGCCGGCGCGATTGCGCGCGCGCGGCGACCTCGTCGCCGGAGACGGCGGCCGGCTGGCAGATCAGGCGGCGGCTGGCGCGGCGCATCAGATCAACGTGAATGTGATCGTAATGATAGACGTTCGATCCCGGCGCCAGCACCGTGGTGAAATGCGCGCAGGCACCTGACTGCACATCGCGCAAGAATCCCTGCTCTTCCGGCATGCCCCGCCAGCCGTCCTTCACGGTAACGCGGCGACCATCGGCGAGCACGAAGGCCGCGATGTCGAGCGCGTTGCCGAAGGCATGCTCGGAGATGTGGGCATGCGAATTGCCGTTCATGCCGCGGCAGGAATAGGCCGAGATCTGCTTGATCTCGGCGACGCGAACGCCGAACCAGCGCATCGCCGAGGGCTGCACGGTGTCGGCGAGCCAGCGGTCGAGCTCGGACACGATCGGACAGGCCAGGATCGCGGTCGGCTTGATCGCAACGGGACCGACGGCGGTGACGGGATTGCCCTGCGCGGGACCGAGGCGCGGCAACGGCTGCTGCGCGGGCGCCTGCGAGTAAGGCGCCGGTCGCGCCGGATAGCTCGGCGCATTCATGTAGCGCGCAGCGCCCGCAGCATCGGTGCCATCGGGCGGCAAATCGATCTCGTCCTCCTGCGCCGCCACGCCGGGCGCATTCAGCGGCATCGGTCCGGACGATGCGCCATAGCCGGAAGGCTGGCGCGCCGCGCTCTCGGGATAGTTCGACCGCTGCGGATAGGACGATGGATAGTTCTGGCTCTGCGGAGTGTTCGATCGCGGCTGCGTCACCGGCCAGCGCGGCTGGTTGCCGATGCTGCCCGGCGGGCGCAGTTCCTCGTCGGCAAAGCCATAGCTGCTCGAGCCTTCGCCGAGGGCGGCGACCTTCAACGGGAACTCGGCGCCGCACTGTCCGGGGCCGGAGATCGGGTCGATGCGGACGATGTCGGCGCTCTCTTTCACCGCGCCCGATTTCAGGCATGCGGCTTCGGCCTCGGCCCGCCACGGTTCACGCTCGGCCTGGAAAAAGCCACGTCCGCAACCCGCAAGCGAAACAAGGACGATGGAGCCGACGAGATACAAACGAACTCCGCGCGTCATGCACGCACGTTCGGTGAATTTACTTAAAGACTCTTCAACGTGTTGATTTCAGTGTTCTTTAACCATACCGGCGCGCATGCATCTGCGCGGCCCGGCACGAGCGGCAGCGAGGCTGCCTTTTTCGGAGAGAGACTTCCTGTTAACCATGATGCTCTCGCGCAGGGCGGCAACAGAGGGAGCGACCTCATGACGTTTGCCGGAAGACTGAGCGTGATCACCGCGTACATTGCCCTGGCCTTCGTCGGCGCCATCGTGCTCGGCATGATCTAGCGGCACATCAAACGCATCGAAGGCTGCCGCTCTTCACGTCCCTTCTTGCGCTTGTGTCGCGATCCGTTATGACCGCGCGCCCCATTGGCGCGAGGTCGTGACCACTTCCTCCCGCGGCTCCTCGACCCGCCTCCAGTCGTTGCCGGAGCACCAGAAGCGGCCGAGCGCGCAGGCTTCGACATGGAGCCTGCCGGAGGCCTTCAGCGTCATCGTCGCATAATAGGTGCTGCCGCTGGAGCGGCTGTAGATGCTGCCGGTCCAGACGTCGTGCGTCTTCGGCTTCATGTTGACGAGCACGCTCTCGCCCCGGTTAGACGCTTCGGCCAGCGCATAGCCGCACAGCGCGGGACCGCAGCGTTCGATGCGAACCGTGCCCTTGGCGCCTGCGCTCTCCCATTCACCGAGCGGCGAATAGGCCGGCTCGTCATTGCCGCGCTGTGCGATCGATGACGTTTGCTTGATCTCGGGACTCGGGGCGATAACCGGCGGATCGAGCGTAGCAGCCTTCGGCGGATCGACGCGTTGGAGATCAACACGCGGCGGACTGGGGCTCAGCACCTCGGCTCTTGGTGCCTCCAATCTTGGCGCAGGCGCCGGCACAACGGACTGCGACGTCGTCGCGGCAAGAACGGGGGCAGGCGGCGCCGGGGGCGGCGCAACGGCGACGGTCGGTTGTGGCGGCCGGACCGCGGCCGGATAGACCGGCTGCGGCGCTTGGACGACCGGCGCTGGCGCAGGCGGCGGCGCCGGTGCCTTGCCGACATCTTCCTTAGGCCTGAAGCTGCGATTGGAGATCGACACGCAGGAAGCCGACCGGCAATTCCTGGGCGCCTCGACACGAAACCGGTGGCCACCGATCGAGAAGCTGTAGGAACCGGCCTCGGCGGAAGGCGCAATCGCCATCAAAGCGATCAATGTGCCAAGCGATGTCGCAAGCCGCTTCATCGGCGCCTCCCTCTTTGTCCGCGACGACGTTACGCGGGATGGATCGCGGCTGAATGTGCGCTGGCTCACCCAGGCGGCCGCGAGCCGTAGTGACGTCCATCACAGAAGGCCGGACGGAGCAGGCCTAGGGTCGAACCACGCCTCATCCACCCGCGACACCAGTCCATACCGGGCCCGCACAAATTTCGGAGGTTGTCATGAGCAAGCTCACCATCGCCGCCACCGCGCTCTTCCTCGCTTCGGCCACCGCCGCGCATGCCGGCAATTCGATCTCGTTCCAGATCGAGGGCCAGCACATCCGCATCGAGACGCCGCGCAACTGCGCCTCGCTCAATTGCGTGACCATCGTCGCGCCGGGCCTGTCGAACAAGCCGATCAAGCTGAATAACATCAACCTCAACGGCCTCGGCTCCAAGGACGACGACGTCGACGACACGCCGGCTCCCGCCACGACCGCGCCGCCCGCGCCGGCTCCGGTGCAGCAGCAGCCCGTGCAGCAGGCACCGGTCCAGGCGACCGTGCCGGCCGCGCCTGCGGTCGTCGCGCCCGCGGCTCCCACCACCACCGTTACCGCTGCTCCGGCCGCCAGCTACGACACCACCACGCAGCCCGCGCCCGCTGCGGCTCCCGTTGCTGCGCCCGCTCCCGTCGCTGTTGCACCCGCTCCGGCTCCGGTGGCCGCCGCGCCCGTGGCGGTTGCCAACTCGCCGATCGGCGTGTGGGCGACGGAGGAGAACAAGGGCAATGTCCGCGTCGAACAGTGCGGCGCCAATCTCTGCGGCTACGCCGTGAAGTCCAACGAGCGCATCCTGATCAACATGAAGCCCGACGGCGCGAAGTGGAGCGGCCGCATCCACGATCCCGACTCCGGCCGCAACTACGACTCGACCGTCACGATGAAGGGCCCGAACGCGATGCGCGTGCAGGGCTGTGCCTTCGGCGGCATGTTCTGCGGCGGCCAGACCTGGAAGCGCGTGAGCTGACGCCGAAGGCGTCATCCCGTACGATCGTCATCCCGGGCGATGCAGAGCATCGACCCGGGATCTCGCGCGACAGCCTCACTCTATCTCCTCGCCCTGAGGAGCCTGCCCTTGAACGTCCGCCCCTCCCCTGCGACAATATGTTCATCCACCATTCAGCTGCCCCCGGCTGAAATCCGCCGCCCTCGCCTCGCGTTCTCACCGGGATCCCCTCGTGACTTCATTGGTAGCCTGGCGCCGCTTCGCCGTTGCGCTTGCCCTGCTGGCCTTGCCGCTGGCCGGCGCCGACGTGGCGCTGGCATCCGACGCCATCGAGCTTGCGCAGGCGCAGCCACAAGCGCAGCCGGCGCCCGCCCCCTCGCCGACGCCATCGGCTTCGCCTGCGCCCGCCGCGGACGCCCAACCCGCCGCCGTCGAGCCGATCGGCAACGTCGCGACCGTGACGGGAATCGCGACCGTGGTCCGCGACAAGAACTCGTATCCGCTGCGCGCGCGCGACGACATCTATCTCAACGATATCGTGCAGACCTCGTCGAACTCCACGCTCGGCATCACCTTCAATGACGCGACCACGTTCAACCTCTCCGCCAGCTCGAAGAT includes the following:
- a CDS encoding histidine phosphatase family protein; translated protein: MSIVRYLTHPQVQIDPDVPVPQWGLSPVGRARTEALVNASWLSRTTQIISSAERKAIETAEIIAGRLGIMIEIREAMHENDRSATGFLKPAEFEQVADQFFAQPHLSVRGWERAVDAQARIVRETKAVLARNRPGDILFVGHGAVGTLLFCHTAGHPIDRVHDQMGGGGNCFAFTLEGRRVLHGWRKMEEVGT
- a CDS encoding extensin family protein, which gives rise to MTRGVRLYLVGSIVLVSLAGCGRGFFQAEREPWRAEAEAACLKSGAVKESADIVRIDPISGPGQCGAEFPLKVAALGEGSSSYGFADEELRPPGSIGNQPRWPVTQPRSNTPQSQNYPSSYPQRSNYPESAARQPSGYGASSGPMPLNAPGVAAQEDEIDLPPDGTDAAGAARYMNAPSYPARPAPYSQAPAQQPLPRLGPAQGNPVTAVGPVAIKPTAILACPIVSELDRWLADTVQPSAMRWFGVRVAEIKQISAYSCRGMNGNSHAHISEHAFGNALDIAAFVLADGRRVTVKDGWRGMPEEQGFLRDVQSGACAHFTTVLAPGSNVYHYDHIHVDLMRRASRRLICQPAAVSGDEVAARAQSRRPYASAREPSVTGSLGRKITTRKHEEDEYADE
- a CDS encoding DUF2147 domain-containing protein; this encodes MKRLATSLGTLIALMAIAPSAEAGSYSFSIGGHRFRVEAPRNCRSASCVSISNRSFRPKEDVGKAPAPPPAPAPVVQAPQPVYPAAVRPPQPTVAVAPPPAPPAPVLAATTSQSVVPAPAPRLEAPRAEVLSPSPPRVDLQRVDPPKAATLDPPVIAPSPEIKQTSSIAQRGNDEPAYSPLGEWESAGAKGTVRIERCGPALCGYALAEASNRGESVLVNMKPKTHDVWTGSIYSRSSGSTYYATMTLKASGRLHVEACALGRFWCSGNDWRRVEEPREEVVTTSRQWGARS
- a CDS encoding DUF2147 domain-containing protein, with amino-acid sequence MSKLTIAATALFLASATAAHAGNSISFQIEGQHIRIETPRNCASLNCVTIVAPGLSNKPIKLNNINLNGLGSKDDDVDDTPAPATTAPPAPAPVQQQPVQQAPVQATVPAAPAVVAPAAPTTTVTAAPAASYDTTTQPAPAAAPVAAPAPVAVAPAPAPVAAAPVAVANSPIGVWATEENKGNVRVEQCGANLCGYAVKSNERILINMKPDGAKWSGRIHDPDSGRNYDSTVTMKGPNAMRVQGCAFGGMFCGGQTWKRVS